The following are encoded together in the Desulfococcus multivorans genome:
- a CDS encoding FAD-dependent oxidoreductase encodes MITAVCIMGGLGVIVGVGLAVASKVFYVWVDPTIEAVEGVLPGANCGGCGYPGCSANAAAIVAGKSAPNSCVAAGIETAEAIAAILGVAIEAKEPDIAKPGCYFGTQDADLKYIYNGMNDCRAASLLGGGMKVCTIGCLGLGSCARACPFGAIVMGPDNLPIVDAEKCTGCGTCERVCPKHIITLSSVTRRILREYTEDECTTPCQRECPAGIDIREYIRQIQLGDYHRSVQVIKERNPFPTVIGRICPRPCENACRRNLADEPVAINFLKRFAADFEKESGERIQPYKAPPTQRRIAVIGGGVEGLSTAFFAARLGHDVAVFEATDRLGGLLRTAIAPERLSEEILDWDIEGILDMGVTARTGLSMGRDFTLDRLLADGFESVFLATGGWDNRLTRISPDEVEAVFPGTYLLIDLIKSDSERHNTMPLKTDVVILGGGATGLQAAKICWDLGAEKITVLLRESRDQLTKESLVLLPELEDADAVSIVYNAALTRVFGDGGNLEAVEYVDVDTRAAVTVEAQNLFVAAGRFPEMIFTRDVSADVADADDAAKTSLETSRWVGTAVYKNPAFKEEIGVFSRGDVVTDYSAAIRAIGAGRRAAASIHRMMYGIPLTLDDNVLTPASMIQDVDHVENVNTVPRQIMPIATPRELAEKGILEKGFTEAMAVKEANRCLQCGLICYEKTPAVHAGNKSAAA; translated from the coding sequence ATGATAACAGCCGTTTGTATAATGGGAGGATTAGGAGTCATCGTCGGCGTCGGTCTGGCCGTTGCGTCCAAGGTCTTTTACGTTTGGGTGGATCCGACGATCGAGGCCGTGGAAGGGGTGCTGCCGGGCGCCAACTGTGGCGGTTGCGGATATCCCGGATGTTCGGCCAATGCCGCAGCCATCGTCGCCGGTAAATCCGCCCCCAACTCCTGTGTGGCGGCGGGCATCGAAACCGCCGAGGCCATTGCCGCCATCCTCGGGGTGGCCATTGAGGCAAAAGAGCCGGATATCGCCAAGCCTGGATGCTATTTCGGAACCCAGGATGCGGATCTGAAGTATATTTATAACGGCATGAATGATTGTCGCGCGGCGTCCCTTCTCGGCGGTGGAATGAAGGTCTGCACCATCGGTTGTCTGGGGCTGGGAAGCTGCGCGCGGGCGTGCCCATTCGGCGCCATCGTCATGGGGCCGGACAATCTTCCCATCGTGGATGCGGAAAAATGCACCGGATGCGGCACCTGCGAACGGGTTTGCCCCAAGCACATCATTACCCTCTCTTCGGTGACCCGACGGATCCTCAGGGAGTATACCGAAGACGAATGCACCACCCCCTGTCAGCGGGAATGCCCAGCCGGCATCGATATCCGGGAGTACATTCGTCAGATCCAGTTGGGGGATTACCATCGGTCCGTCCAGGTGATCAAAGAGCGAAATCCCTTTCCCACGGTGATTGGTCGGATCTGCCCGCGTCCGTGCGAGAACGCCTGTCGACGCAACCTCGCCGACGAACCGGTGGCCATCAACTTTCTCAAACGTTTCGCCGCTGATTTCGAGAAGGAGAGCGGTGAGCGGATTCAGCCTTACAAGGCTCCGCCAACCCAACGGCGGATCGCCGTCATCGGCGGCGGGGTGGAAGGACTTTCCACCGCCTTTTTTGCTGCGCGACTGGGGCATGATGTCGCCGTCTTCGAGGCGACGGATCGTCTTGGCGGGCTGCTCAGAACCGCAATCGCCCCTGAACGCCTCTCGGAGGAGATTCTCGATTGGGATATCGAGGGTATCCTCGACATGGGGGTTACGGCCCGGACAGGGCTCTCCATGGGGAGGGACTTCACCCTGGACCGACTGCTGGCAGACGGGTTCGAGTCGGTCTTTCTGGCCACGGGCGGATGGGACAATCGTCTCACCCGCATCTCTCCGGATGAGGTTGAAGCGGTCTTCCCCGGAACCTATCTGCTCATCGACCTGATCAAATCAGATTCCGAACGTCATAACACCATGCCGCTAAAAACCGATGTGGTCATTCTGGGCGGCGGTGCTACGGGCCTCCAGGCGGCCAAAATCTGCTGGGATCTGGGTGCCGAAAAAATCACCGTGCTTTTACGGGAATCCCGTGATCAACTGACCAAGGAATCTCTGGTACTACTGCCGGAATTGGAAGATGCGGACGCTGTTTCCATCGTTTACAATGCTGCTTTGACCCGTGTCTTCGGCGATGGTGGAAATCTCGAAGCCGTCGAATACGTGGATGTGGATACCCGCGCGGCCGTCACGGTCGAGGCTCAGAACCTTTTCGTCGCTGCGGGGCGCTTTCCTGAAATGATCTTTACCCGGGACGTATCGGCCGATGTCGCGGATGCGGATGATGCGGCCAAGACTTCGTTGGAAACGAGCCGGTGGGTCGGCACCGCCGTATACAAGAATCCGGCATTCAAGGAGGAGATCGGCGTTTTCTCGAGAGGAGACGTCGTGACGGATTACAGCGCAGCGATCCGGGCCATCGGCGCCGGTCGTCGGGCTGCCGCATCCATCCATCGGATGATGTATGGGATCCCGCTCACGCTGGACGACAACGTTCTGACGCCCGCGTCCATGATCCAGGATGTGGATCACGTGGAAAATGTCAATACCGTGCCGCGGCAGATTATGCCCATTGCCACTCCCCGGGAACTGGCGGAGAAGGGGATCCTCGAAAAAGGGTTCACCGAGGCCATGGCTGTTAAGGAAGCCAATCGCTGCCTTCAGTGCGGACTGATCTGTTATGAAAAGACACCGGCTGTCCATGCCGGCAATAAAAGCGCAGCGGCCTAG
- the nuoF gene encoding NADH-quinone oxidoreductase subunit NuoF, protein MAKLTIDDLKRIKKEHEGDLGSADVKHLLVCGGTGCHATGSIAVIHALRDEIAKQGLSEKFRVVETGCNGFCAMGPILVVHPDGIFYQKLTAEDIPGMIKEHFIDGKPIEKLMYKDPATKKRIPLQNDIPFFANQMPRALRNKGMIDPEKIDDYIARDGYQGAHKALKEMSAAGIIEQMKISGLRGRGGAGFPTGMKWDFASKSPGTVKYVLCNADEGDPGAFMDRSILEADPHAVIEGMIIAARAINASKGYIYARTEYPLAIKRLEIAIEQAKAYGLLGDDIFGTGMNFDIEIYQGAGAFVCGEETALMRSIEGRRGMPRPRPPFPAHKGLWEKPTILNNVETLANVPQIILNGGAWYAGVGTEKSKGTKVFAISGDVNNIGLVEVPMGTPLRTLIYDVGGGIPDKRKFKAVQLGGPSGGCIPEQYLDTKVDYEEIAKVGAIMGSGGVIVMDDHTCMVDMARFFMDFIQDESCGKCTPCREGTKRLLEILEKICDGRGTPEDIEVLEELSETIKEGSLCGLGQTAPNPVLSTLRYFRDEYHAHVYDKKCPAKRCAALLNFEVDPEKCTMCGACFKACPADAIIWQKKSVAVINKEKCVKCLTCFDRCKFDAIS, encoded by the coding sequence ATGGCAAAATTGACCATAGACGATCTGAAACGGATAAAAAAAGAGCACGAGGGCGATCTGGGATCAGCGGACGTGAAACATCTGCTCGTCTGCGGCGGCACCGGGTGTCATGCCACGGGAAGCATCGCCGTCATTCATGCGCTCAGAGACGAGATTGCAAAGCAGGGTCTCTCGGAAAAGTTCAGGGTGGTGGAAACCGGATGCAACGGTTTTTGCGCCATGGGACCGATTCTGGTGGTCCATCCGGACGGTATTTTCTATCAGAAGCTTACAGCGGAGGATATTCCCGGAATGATCAAGGAGCATTTCATCGATGGTAAGCCCATCGAGAAGCTCATGTACAAGGATCCCGCCACCAAAAAAAGAATACCCCTTCAGAACGATATCCCCTTTTTTGCGAACCAGATGCCGCGGGCGCTTCGAAACAAAGGCATGATCGATCCGGAGAAGATCGACGATTACATCGCCCGGGACGGTTATCAGGGCGCGCACAAGGCGCTCAAGGAGATGTCCGCCGCGGGGATTATCGAGCAAATGAAGATTTCCGGCCTCCGAGGGCGGGGTGGCGCCGGCTTTCCCACCGGCATGAAGTGGGATTTCGCCAGTAAGAGCCCGGGAACCGTCAAATATGTCCTCTGCAACGCCGACGAAGGGGATCCCGGCGCTTTCATGGACCGGAGCATTCTGGAAGCCGATCCTCATGCCGTGATCGAAGGCATGATTATCGCTGCCCGAGCCATTAACGCCAGCAAGGGCTACATCTACGCCAGAACCGAATATCCCCTGGCCATCAAGCGTCTGGAAATCGCCATCGAACAGGCGAAAGCTTACGGTCTGCTGGGAGATGACATCTTCGGCACCGGCATGAATTTCGATATCGAGATATACCAGGGGGCAGGCGCCTTTGTCTGCGGAGAGGAAACGGCGCTCATGCGGTCCATCGAAGGCCGTCGGGGGATGCCTCGGCCTCGGCCGCCCTTTCCGGCCCACAAGGGACTGTGGGAGAAGCCCACCATTCTCAACAACGTGGAAACCCTGGCCAATGTCCCCCAGATCATTTTGAACGGAGGGGCTTGGTATGCCGGCGTAGGTACCGAAAAAAGCAAGGGCACCAAGGTCTTCGCCATTTCCGGGGACGTCAACAACATCGGATTGGTCGAGGTGCCCATGGGCACGCCTCTCAGAACCCTCATTTACGATGTCGGCGGCGGCATTCCTGACAAACGTAAGTTCAAAGCGGTTCAGTTGGGCGGCCCTTCGGGCGGATGCATCCCCGAACAATATCTCGACACCAAGGTCGACTACGAGGAGATCGCGAAGGTCGGGGCGATCATGGGCTCCGGCGGCGTGATCGTCATGGACGATCATACCTGTATGGTCGACATGGCGCGTTTCTTCATGGATTTTATCCAGGACGAGTCGTGCGGCAAATGCACCCCCTGTCGAGAGGGCACCAAGCGCCTGCTGGAGATCTTGGAGAAGATCTGCGACGGACGGGGAACGCCTGAAGATATTGAGGTTCTCGAAGAACTGTCCGAAACGATCAAGGAAGGATCCCTCTGCGGTCTGGGACAGACGGCACCCAACCCGGTGCTTTCCACGCTTCGGTATTTCAGGGATGAGTACCATGCCCACGTCTATGACAAGAAATGTCCGGCCAAACGTTGTGCGGCATTGTTGAACTTCGAGGTGGATCCGGAAAAATGCACCATGTGCGGTGCCTGTTTCAAGGCTTGCCCCGCGGATGCCATCATATGGCAGAAGAAATCAGTGGCCGTGATCAATAAAGAGAAATGTGTCAAATGTCTGACGTGTTTCGACCGATGTAAATTTGATGCCATCAGTTAG
- a CDS encoding DRTGG domain-containing protein — protein sequence MKLSEIKEILNAEFVVGEEHMDRTVFGGGGADLMDDILSAVAKGSVLLTGLNSEQVIRTAKIAEVGAVVFVRGKKPNNSILELARSYDLPILITSYSMFVASGRLYMNGLRGLDGSW from the coding sequence ATGAAACTCTCTGAAATAAAAGAGATATTGAACGCTGAATTCGTCGTCGGCGAAGAGCACATGGACCGTACGGTATTCGGCGGAGGCGGCGCGGATTTGATGGACGACATCCTCTCCGCGGTCGCCAAAGGGTCCGTTCTGTTGACGGGTCTCAATTCGGAACAGGTGATCCGTACCGCGAAAATCGCCGAGGTTGGGGCGGTGGTCTTCGTCAGGGGGAAAAAACCCAACAATTCGATACTGGAATTGGCACGATCGTACGATCTGCCGATTCTGATCACGAGTTATTCCATGTTTGTCGCGAGTGGTCGTCTTTATATGAACGGGCTCAGGGGGCTCGACGGGTCCTGGTAA
- a CDS encoding complex I 24 kDa subunit family protein, translating into MLELEHPEHPDITEEMWKDVDKIIDEHYGQPGCIIAVLRKSQSVVGYLPAPLMDYISAGLNLPRSDVFGVASFYSLFSLEPKGRHVIKVCTGTACYVKGIREVISRISNKYNMAEGCTSADRCFSLESVRCLGACGLAPVMVIGENVHGAVKADTVLDILQRYE; encoded by the coding sequence ATGCTCGAGTTAGAACATCCAGAACACCCGGATATTACTGAAGAGATGTGGAAAGATGTCGACAAGATCATTGATGAGCATTACGGACAACCCGGCTGCATCATTGCCGTACTGCGAAAAAGCCAGAGCGTTGTGGGGTATTTGCCGGCACCCTTGATGGACTACATCAGCGCGGGCCTCAATTTGCCGAGGAGCGACGTTTTCGGCGTGGCATCGTTTTATTCCCTGTTCTCCTTGGAACCCAAAGGGCGGCATGTGATCAAGGTCTGTACCGGAACCGCCTGCTACGTCAAAGGCATTCGAGAGGTCATCAGCCGTATCAGCAACAAGTACAACATGGCCGAGGGGTGTACATCCGCCGATCGTTGCTTTTCACTGGAATCCGTCCGATGCCTGGGAGCCTGCGGGTTGGCGCCGGTCATGGTCATCGGCGAGAATGTCCACGGCGCTGTAAAGGCGGATACGGTTCTGGACATCCTCCAGAGATATGAATAA
- a CDS encoding purine-nucleoside phosphorylase: MTHRQRYRKGNIMADYRQMIEDAADFLEKRISPNPRVGILTGTGLGEGTDTLNVCNAFDYREIPHFPVSTVESHRGRLLFGIMGGMPVMAMQGRIHLYEGYTPRQVTFPIRVMRRLGVAALIVSNAAGGLNPTFRPGDVMLITDHINLTGTNALIGPNEADWGIRFPDMTHVYDPDLRTLVRTAADQCGISLRQGVYAGLKGPSLETPSEVRYLRTIGADAVGFSTVQEAIVAVHAGMKIIGLSIITNVNDPDRPMPATVEDIIAVANAAAPKLNRLINAILQGMNAHG; the protein is encoded by the coding sequence ATGACACATCGACAACGATACCGGAAAGGCAACATTATGGCCGATTACAGACAAATGATTGAGGATGCCGCCGATTTCCTGGAAAAACGGATCAGCCCCAACCCTCGGGTCGGCATTCTGACCGGCACGGGGCTCGGGGAAGGCACCGATACACTCAACGTTTGCAACGCCTTCGACTATCGCGAAATTCCCCATTTCCCGGTTTCTACGGTGGAAAGTCATCGCGGTCGCCTTCTCTTCGGCATCATGGGCGGTATGCCGGTGATGGCCATGCAGGGCCGAATCCATCTCTACGAAGGCTATACACCCCGTCAGGTGACCTTCCCCATTCGCGTCATGCGCCGGCTTGGCGTCGCAGCCCTGATCGTCTCCAACGCCGCCGGCGGACTGAATCCGACCTTCCGACCCGGCGACGTCATGCTCATAACGGACCACATCAACCTGACCGGTACCAATGCGCTCATCGGCCCCAACGAGGCGGACTGGGGCATCCGCTTTCCCGACATGACCCATGTCTACGACCCCGATCTCCGAACACTGGTCCGGACCGCGGCCGATCAGTGCGGCATTTCACTCCGACAGGGCGTCTATGCGGGTCTTAAGGGACCTTCCCTGGAAACCCCGTCCGAGGTCCGGTATCTCAGAACCATCGGCGCCGATGCCGTGGGATTCTCGACGGTTCAGGAGGCCATCGTCGCCGTTCATGCCGGCATGAAAATCATAGGACTCTCCATCATCACCAATGTCAACGACCCGGACCGCCCGATGCCGGCGACGGTTGAGGATATCATCGCCGTGGCCAACGCCGCCGCACCGAAGCTGAACCGTCTCATCAACGCGATACTTCAAGGGATGAACGCCCATGGATAG
- a CDS encoding amidohydrolase yields the protein MDRHADILITGGLVLTMDDEDRTIPDGAVAVSGDIIAAVDDAAGFEGWRVDRTVDARGGIIMPGLVNVHTHAAMTCFRGLADDLPLMTWLNDHIFPAEATLDREKVATGTALACAEMILSGTTCFCDMYLFEDAVAETARRAGMRAVVGEVLFDFPSPAYGPLRKGFEKTQALIDQWRKDPLIRIAVEPHSPYLCAPDLLKKAGDTALKNDCLLVTHLSETRNEVDQIQKTYGRTPIAHMAELGLLGPHLLACHCVVLTASDRTLLARYDVKVAHNPESNMKLASGIAPIPQLLDAGVCVGLGTDGCSSNNDLDMLLEMDTAAKLHKVANLDPTVMDARTVLRMATIEGARALGLDGITGSLAPGKQADVIIVDTEKPHLQPMFQPTSHLVYAARGSDVAFVMIAGRVVMENGAVFTIDVDRAIREVNRIARGLR from the coding sequence ATGGATAGGCATGCGGATATTCTCATCACCGGCGGCCTCGTTCTGACCATGGATGACGAGGATCGTACAATTCCGGACGGCGCTGTCGCCGTATCGGGGGACATCATCGCCGCCGTGGATGATGCAGCCGGATTCGAGGGATGGCGCGTCGATCGAACCGTCGATGCTCGGGGCGGTATCATCATGCCCGGGTTGGTCAACGTCCACACCCATGCGGCGATGACCTGTTTCCGGGGTCTTGCCGACGACCTCCCCCTGATGACCTGGCTCAACGATCACATCTTTCCGGCCGAGGCGACACTGGATCGGGAGAAGGTAGCGACCGGGACAGCGCTGGCCTGTGCGGAAATGATTTTGTCGGGCACCACCTGTTTCTGCGACATGTACCTGTTTGAGGACGCCGTGGCGGAAACGGCTCGACGAGCCGGGATGAGAGCCGTGGTCGGAGAGGTGCTTTTCGACTTTCCATCTCCCGCCTACGGGCCCCTTCGCAAAGGCTTCGAAAAGACGCAGGCCCTGATCGACCAATGGCGGAAAGATCCATTGATACGTATTGCCGTGGAGCCCCACTCTCCATACCTCTGCGCACCTGATCTCCTGAAGAAGGCCGGAGACACGGCATTGAAAAACGACTGCCTGCTCGTCACCCATCTCTCGGAAACCCGAAACGAGGTCGACCAGATTCAAAAAACCTACGGCCGCACCCCGATAGCCCATATGGCGGAACTCGGCCTTCTCGGCCCCCATCTTCTGGCCTGTCATTGCGTGGTTTTGACGGCATCGGACCGGACACTCCTGGCCCGATACGATGTCAAGGTGGCACACAACCCCGAAAGCAACATGAAGCTGGCATCGGGCATCGCCCCCATTCCCCAGCTCCTGGATGCCGGCGTCTGCGTCGGGCTGGGCACCGACGGCTGTTCCAGCAACAACGACCTTGACATGCTCCTCGAAATGGACACCGCCGCCAAGCTGCACAAGGTGGCCAATCTCGACCCCACGGTCATGGACGCCCGGACCGTACTGAGAATGGCCACCATCGAGGGGGCCCGGGCCCTGGGGCTGGATGGGATCACCGGTTCTCTTGCACCGGGAAAGCAGGCCGACGTCATCATTGTCGACACCGAAAAACCCCACCTCCAACCCATGTTCCAGCCAACGTCGCACCTGGTCTATGCCGCAAGAGGCAGCGACGTGGCCTTCGTGATGATCGCCGGGCGCGTCGTCATGGAAAACGGCGCTGTCTTCACCATCGACGTCGACAGAGCCATTCGGGAGGTCAATCGCATCGCCCGAGGTCTCCGTTGA
- a CDS encoding sensor histidine kinase, which yields MWHRLNLSFRIHSILAVLLLITLFGGVVMVWYTYRMDGILTDIIDKDTAAFETAQELETALVNQKGFVSYYFLDGNPDWLRQLGEYRQIFKTLIGKARLVTVTADQEAAIERIAAAYQQYVLTKDQVIDYYLAGDRETGGRLHAAVREHFFKVLDLCEEFKALYKKEIQRAKRESQEQARQLRVMAILGMVMVFLCGVFLAVLLMKHVLEPVRELTRMADRRENISPRENEIKALSRTVHGLIEDVDFTHSELEKSREHLLQSEKMAMVGKLATGMAHTIRNPFTSIKMRLFSLSRTLELDETEKEDFDVIAEEIRHVDTIVQNFLEFSRPPKLRMQHISPSQVVDTTFQLLAHRLRSYDVAVKIVREEPLPSVEADPEQLKEVFVNLIINACEAIGTGRNGKITVHETTTADAAHGRKVIIRINDNGPGIPEAIRQKIFQPFFTTKDEGTGLGLSIAYRIIGEHRGRLEVHSVEGEGATFIITLPVCDRPDHQE from the coding sequence ATGTGGCACCGACTCAATCTCAGCTTCCGCATCCACAGCATACTGGCTGTGCTGCTTCTCATCACTCTTTTTGGCGGTGTCGTGATGGTCTGGTACACCTACCGGATGGACGGTATCCTGACAGACATCATCGACAAGGACACCGCCGCCTTCGAAACGGCCCAGGAGCTCGAAACCGCTCTGGTCAACCAGAAAGGTTTCGTCTCCTATTATTTTCTGGACGGAAACCCGGACTGGCTGAGGCAATTGGGGGAATACCGCCAGATCTTCAAGACGCTCATCGGCAAAGCCCGACTGGTGACGGTCACCGCCGACCAGGAGGCGGCCATCGAGAGAATTGCCGCGGCCTATCAACAATACGTCCTTACCAAGGACCAGGTAATCGACTATTACCTGGCCGGTGACCGGGAGACCGGCGGGCGCCTTCATGCAGCGGTACGAGAGCATTTTTTCAAGGTTCTCGATCTGTGCGAGGAATTCAAGGCCCTTTATAAAAAAGAGATCCAGAGGGCCAAACGGGAGAGCCAGGAGCAAGCCCGACAGCTTCGCGTAATGGCTATTCTCGGCATGGTCATGGTCTTCCTTTGCGGCGTTTTTCTGGCCGTTCTGCTCATGAAACACGTCCTCGAGCCGGTGCGCGAACTGACGCGCATGGCCGACCGGCGTGAAAATATCTCTCCCAGAGAAAACGAAATCAAAGCCCTCAGCAGAACCGTGCACGGACTGATCGAGGATGTCGATTTCACCCACTCCGAACTTGAAAAAAGCCGGGAGCACCTCCTTCAGTCGGAAAAGATGGCGATGGTGGGGAAGCTGGCCACCGGTATGGCCCACACCATCCGAAACCCGTTTACTTCCATCAAAATGCGCCTTTTCTCCCTGAGTCGGACCCTCGAGCTCGATGAAACCGAAAAAGAGGATTTCGACGTTATCGCCGAGGAGATCCGGCATGTCGACACCATCGTCCAGAATTTTCTGGAATTCTCGCGTCCGCCGAAGCTGAGGATGCAGCATATCAGTCCGTCTCAGGTGGTCGACACGACCTTTCAATTACTGGCGCATCGCCTCAGGTCTTACGACGTCGCGGTGAAAATCGTTCGCGAAGAGCCGCTGCCTTCGGTGGAGGCTGATCCGGAGCAGCTCAAGGAGGTCTTCGTCAACCTCATTATCAACGCCTGCGAGGCTATCGGCACCGGCCGGAACGGCAAGATCACGGTCCACGAGACAACCACCGCCGATGCCGCCCATGGTCGGAAGGTGATCATCCGGATCAACGATAACGGTCCGGGGATACCCGAGGCCATCCGGCAAAAAATATTCCAGCCGTTTTTTACGACCAAGGACGAAGGGACGGGCCTGGGGCTGTCCATTGCCTACCGAATCATCGGCGAGCACCGCGGACGGCTGGAAGTGCATTCCGTCGAAGGAGAGGGCGCCACGTTCATCATCACCCTTCCGGTCTGTGATCGGCCGGATCATCAGGAATAG
- a CDS encoding sigma-54-dependent transcriptional regulator: MSIILVVDDDDQLRKSFHKLLTEEGYTVLTAASGEACLLEVREKTPDLVILDVQLPGINGLETFKSLNRIDPKLPVIIMTAFGTTETAIEATQMGAFDYVLKPFEIPEMLKIIEKAIEAGRFMRSPVDMDVSPDETAHDALIGRSPAMQEVYKAIGRVSSTDATVLIRGESGTGKELVARAIYQYSQRREKPFLVINCVAIPDTLLESELFGYEKGAFTGAIHRRIGKIEQAHGGTIFLDEIGDMPVTLQSKMLRLLQEKSIERLGGRETIPTNVRIIAATNRDLEKAIAEGRFREDLYYRLKVVTIWLPPLAKRSDDIPLLAEYFLARYAGKNGIDNPGITEEAKTLLKGYRWPGNVREISNVIQKALIFNRGTPLSPEDITLSVTEKPSVKETGTRDLDEALRQMIRKELMNPSDKHLFDACIDRFSGILIGEALSMTDGNRSRAAKLLGLSRPTLHAKIDKYKIRIETTVKE; the protein is encoded by the coding sequence TTGAGCATCATTCTAGTTGTCGACGACGACGATCAGCTCCGGAAAAGCTTTCACAAGCTGCTGACGGAAGAGGGATACACCGTTCTGACGGCCGCATCGGGAGAAGCCTGCCTCCTCGAGGTTCGGGAGAAAACGCCCGATCTGGTGATTTTGGACGTCCAACTACCGGGGATCAACGGGCTTGAAACCTTCAAAAGTCTCAACCGCATCGACCCGAAGCTCCCCGTCATCATCATGACGGCCTTCGGCACCACCGAGACCGCCATCGAGGCGACACAAATGGGGGCCTTCGACTATGTTCTCAAGCCGTTCGAGATACCCGAAATGCTCAAGATCATCGAAAAGGCCATCGAAGCAGGCCGCTTCATGCGATCTCCGGTGGATATGGACGTCTCCCCCGACGAAACCGCCCATGACGCCCTGATCGGCCGAAGTCCGGCCATGCAGGAGGTCTACAAGGCCATCGGCCGGGTCTCGTCCACGGACGCCACCGTGCTGATCCGAGGCGAGTCCGGCACCGGCAAGGAATTGGTCGCCAGAGCGATCTATCAGTACAGCCAGCGGCGGGAAAAACCGTTTCTGGTGATCAATTGCGTCGCCATTCCCGACACGCTCCTGGAAAGCGAGTTGTTCGGGTATGAGAAAGGGGCCTTCACAGGTGCAATCCACCGGCGAATCGGGAAGATTGAACAAGCCCACGGCGGCACCATCTTCCTGGACGAGATCGGAGACATGCCCGTGACCCTTCAGTCCAAAATGCTGCGGCTTCTCCAGGAAAAAAGCATCGAGCGCCTGGGGGGCCGCGAGACGATCCCCACCAATGTTCGCATCATCGCAGCAACCAACCGTGATCTGGAAAAAGCCATTGCCGAGGGTCGGTTTCGGGAGGATCTCTACTACCGGCTCAAGGTGGTCACCATCTGGCTGCCGCCGCTGGCCAAGCGTTCGGACGACATTCCGCTGCTCGCCGAATACTTTCTGGCCCGTTACGCCGGCAAAAACGGTATCGACAACCCGGGGATCACCGAGGAGGCTAAAACCCTGCTCAAAGGATATCGATGGCCCGGCAACGTCCGGGAAATTTCCAACGTCATCCAGAAGGCCCTCATCTTCAACCGGGGCACGCCCCTGTCGCCCGAGGACATTACCCTGTCGGTCACGGAGAAGCCATCTGTCAAGGAGACCGGAACCCGTGATCTGGACGAGGCGTTGCGGCAGATGATTCGAAAGGAACTGATGAACCCGTCCGACAAGCACCTTTTCGATGCCTGCATCGACCGGTTCTCGGGCATCCTCATCGGTGAAGCCCTCAGCATGACCGACGGCAACCGGTCTCGCGCCGCGAAACTCCTGGGCCTCTCCCGACCGACGCTTCATGCCAAAATCGACAAATACAAGATCCGGATCGAAACCACGGTCAAGGAATAG
- a CDS encoding 50S ribosomal protein L11 methyltransferase, translated as MNKPSQTAFDVKTAALRILEERTDGVTPQVFVGLMADVFGQSRRWARSVLCGLVADGELAYREQHGHTIIEPSFDRAVRFSTHVVVKPPGKAYTPAQDEIVIRLAPGAAFGTGQHPTTRLSVRGIDAALTTLSLVELQGDSAVLDVGTGSGILAIAALMLGIRRGVGVDIDPCAVDEARRNAALNDLSERLSVDAVPVEALHGVFNLVLANLRYPTLRRILPEMFRVSSSPAAWVFSGIRIDEIRPFRALCGMYDVACRWAAVEKGWAAMVFERP; from the coding sequence GTGAATAAGCCGTCCCAGACCGCATTCGACGTCAAGACCGCCGCTCTCCGTATTCTGGAGGAGCGGACCGACGGCGTGACTCCGCAGGTTTTTGTCGGCCTGATGGCAGATGTTTTCGGACAAAGCCGGCGATGGGCCCGGTCTGTCCTCTGCGGGCTGGTGGCCGACGGCGAGCTTGCCTATCGGGAACAGCACGGCCATACGATCATCGAGCCTTCCTTTGATCGGGCGGTCCGTTTTTCCACCCATGTGGTCGTGAAGCCGCCAGGCAAAGCCTATACCCCCGCCCAGGATGAGATCGTCATTCGCCTGGCTCCCGGCGCCGCCTTCGGCACGGGACAACACCCCACCACCCGTTTATCGGTGCGGGGCATCGATGCGGCCCTGACGACGCTTTCCCTGGTGGAACTCCAGGGCGACTCGGCCGTTCTGGACGTGGGCACCGGATCGGGTATACTCGCCATTGCCGCACTGATGTTGGGAATTCGACGGGGGGTCGGCGTGGACATCGACCCCTGCGCCGTGGATGAAGCCCGACGAAACGCGGCATTGAACGATCTGTCCGAACGCCTTTCCGTGGACGCTGTTCCCGTGGAGGCGCTTCACGGCGTTTTCAACCTCGTCCTGGCCAATCTGAGATACCCCACTCTCAGACGGATCCTTCCTGAAATGTTTCGCGTGAGTTCGTCTCCTGCGGCATGGGTCTTCTCCGGGATTCGGATCGACGAGATTCGACCCTTTCGGGCCCTCTGCGGCATGTACGACGTTGCCTGCCGCTGGGCGGCAGTGGAGAAGGGTTGGGCGGCTATGGTGTTTGAACGGCCTTGA